The sequence below is a genomic window from Rudanella lutea DSM 19387.
AAAGGTATGTCAATTTTAGCGTTCCAAATGCCCGATAAAGTCGTGGTTGAAAAAGCCAACGATTTTCACGGAGTGTTTGAGTTTAAGCCCCTCGAAAAAGGGTACGGCGTCACGATCGGAAACGCACTACGGCGAATCCTGCTGTCGTCACTCGAAGGGTATGCCATTACGAGCGTGAAGTTTCCAGGCGTACTGCACGAATTTTCGTCGATCGAGGGGGTTGTTGAAGACGTAACAGAGATTATCCTGAACCTGAAAATGGTTCGGTTTAAGAAGATCTCTGATATGATCGACAGCAAAATTACGGTCAATATCAAAAAACAGTCTGTCTTGACGGCTGGTGATATTTCAAAGTTTACGTCTTCGTTTGAAGTACTGAACCCCGATCTGGTCATCTGCCATATTGACGATACGCGCGACCTGGAGATGGAAATCTTTGTGGAAAAGGGTCGTGGCTATGTTCCGGCTGACGAGCCTCGGGCAAATGAATTGCCTTTCGGCCACATTCCGATCGACTCAATCTACACACCGATTAAGAATGTGAAGTACAGCGTTGAGAACACGCGGGTCGAGCAGAAAACCGACTTTGAGAAACTGATTCTCGACATTGAGACCGACGGCTCTATCCATCCGGAAGAAGCGTTGAAAGGAGCAGCTTATATCCTGATCCAGCACTTTATGCTGTTCTCAGATCAGAATATGACCTTCGAAACAACGAAGCCCGAGGAAGAGAACGTGGTCGATGAGGAAATGCTCCATATGCGCAAGCTCCTCAAAACGCCACTGTCGGACCTGGACCTGTCGGTTCGGGCCTACAACTGCCTCAAGTCAGCCGATGTACGGACACTGGGCGAACTAGTTCGTCTGGAAATCTCCGACATGATGAAGTTCCGCAACTTCGGAAAGAAGTCGCTTACGGAACTGGAACAACTGGTGGCCGAAAAAGGATTGAATTTCGGCATGGACGTATCGAAATACAGATTAGACGAAGACTAAAAAACTAAGGAGAACGGAGAAAAGGAGTAAAGAGAAAAGATTGCTTTCCTCTTTACCTTCCTCCTCCTTCCTCCCTCTACCAAAATGAGACACGGTAAGAAAGATAATCACTTAGGCCGTACGCACTCGCATCGGGAAGCTATGCTCTCGAACATGGCGTCGTCGCTGATTCTGAAGAAGCGGATCGAGACGACTTTAGCGAAAGCCAAAGAATTGCGGAAGTTTGTGGAGCCATTGCTGACGAAAGCAAAGGATGATACTCACCAAAACCGCCGGATCGTTTTCCAGACGCTCACGAGCAAAGAAACGATCAAAGAACTGTTTGGGCCTGTAGCCGATAAGATTGCCAACCGTCCGGGAGGGTACACGCGCATCATCAAGCTGGGTAACCGCGCTGGTGATAACGCCGAAACTTGTCTGATCGAACTGGTTGACTTTAACGAAACGCTGCTCGCAGCTGCTCAGGAGAAAGCTACTGCCCGGACCCGTCGGGGTCGTCGGAGCAGCGGTGCTCGCCAGGCAGCAGACACGGCCGCTATCCCAGCGGCTGAAGTGGTAGCTGATGAGCCAGTAGCTGCTGAAGAGGCACCTGCAGCCGAAGCCGCTGTTGAAGAAGCCCCTGTAGCAGAGGCTCCGGCCGCTACAGAAGGCGAAGCGCCCGCCGAAGAGTCGAACGATGAGCCGAAGCAAGCTTAATGCAACGGAATTAAACATAGTGAAAGAGGGTTAGCCATACTGGGTTAACCCTTTTTTTTGGAGTAACAAACCGAATATACCTGATTAAGGCAAGAAATCGACGATGAAACACACGCAACAGCCGGAGGCTTTATTGGTTTTGCAGGATGGTTCCGTTTACAGGGGATTAGCGCTCGGAAAGCGCGGTACAGCAGGGGGCGAAATCTGCTTCAACACGGGTATGACGGGGTATCAGGAGATTTATACCGACCCTTCTTACTACGGCCAGGTGATTATCAATACCACCTCGCACATCGGTAATTACGGCGTGCAACACCAGTTGGAAGAAGAATCAAACGGCGTTAAAGTACGCGGTATGGTGTGCAATTTCTTCTCGCAGGTGCACTCCCGGTTTACGGCCGATGGTTCGCTGCAGGACTATTTCGAGAAGGCCAATATCGTGGGTATCCACGGCATTGACACTCGGCAACTGGTTCGCTACATCCGGGATAAAGGCGTGATGAACTGTATTATCTCGTCGGAAATTCTTGACCCCGTTCAGCTCTTAGCCGAGTTGAATAAAGTGCCCGACATGGCCGGGCTGGAGCTGTCGTCGGAGGTATGTACGCAGCAAACGTACGAACTAGGGCAGGAAGATGCCCGGCTGAAAGTGGCCGTGCTCGACCTGGGCGTGAAAAAAAGCATCCTGAGCAACCTCACCGACCGGGGCGCTTACTGCAAGGTTTTTCCGGCCCGTACTCCGTTTGAAGAACTGGCCGCCTGGAATCCCGACGGCTTCTTTATCTCGAATGGCCCTGGCGATCCGGCTGCCATGCCCTACGCCGTTGAAACGGTGAAACAGGCATTAGCTACCGAAAAGCCTTTGTTTGGTATTTGCCTGGGTCACCAGATCCTATCGCTGGCCAGCGGCATCTCGACGTACAAAATGCACAACGGCCACCGTGGATTGAACCACCCGGTCAAGAACCTGATTACGGGTCTTTGCGAGATTACGTCGCAGAATCACGGCTTTGCCGTGAAAGGCGACGACGTTCGGGATACCAATAACGTGGAGGTTACCCACCTCAATCTGAACGATAATACCATCGAGGGCATTCGGCGGAAAGACAAACCCGCTTTCTCGGTTCAGTACCACCCGGAGGCCTCGCCCGGCCCGCACGACTCTCGCTATTTGTTCGATGAGTTTGTGCAGCTGATGCATTAATACAGAAAGCCCGGTAGAAACGATCTACCGGGCTTTTCTCATCTACACCGATACCTATTCTGGAACTTACTTACAATACATTTCAGCTTTTATCTTAAGCGCCCAAGTAGCCTTATCCACCAGGTAGTCATTCTGCCGAAGTGGCCACGATGCCCCCCCATCAGTACTGGCCCGAAAATCGTAGCGCTGTCCTACCCGAAGCTTATACGATGTCACGTTCCGCTGTGTACGCGTGGCCGAGACCAGATCGCGCCAGTTGTCTTTTCCCACTTCGCTGTACTGAGTGAGCATAAGAGCGGGCAGGGAGGCCTCATCCAGCAGTTTGCCCTGTGGGCACGAAAACTGAAACTGAAGCTGCATGGATGGAGGCACCGGCAATTCGTTTAATAGCAGCGGTATGGGCGTTTGGTCGCAGGAAGTAGCCGGAGCCGACTCACCGATCAGACCTCCCTTTGCTCCCTTTCCCCAGGCATCGGTCTCATCGAAAACCCGGAGTATAAACGACCGGCCCGCTTCCTGATTGGCAATCGCGATCCGATCATTGTTATTCACCCCCGCAAAAAACGTAGTAACCACCGCCTTGGTCTGGGCATCAATCAGCTGGCACTTGTATTTCACATCCACGCCCGTCAGCTTACTACGCACGCTAAACACCGGCCCAAGCGAACATACAGGGGTTGTCCAGGCAGCGATGTACGAAACAGCCTGCGTAAAACGGGCCTGCAAGGTCAATCGACCGGTACTGGCCTCTCGAACTACTATACCTGCTTTTTCGGGTTTCCAAACACCCGTAACAGCATCGTAACTGAACAAGGGGATACTGTCGCCGGGCTGAATAGTACGGCCCGCTCGCGGATTTACTGTTCCCGGATTTAGATCCATGTTCAACTCACCCGGCTGTGATAATTGCTGCACCAGCTGAAAGTCTTCGTTGAATACCTTAATCGATATTGAACCAGCAACGGATTGAGCCCGGAGTGATGTGCCAGCCCCTACCCCAACCACATTAGAAAAAACGGGTCCACCGGGCAATTGTCCGGCCGCATTGCCCGTTCGCGCGTTGGTATGAATAAGCTGGAGAGTCAGTTTTCCGCTTACAGGTTTACCCTCCCGGTCGGTAAACGACGTCCCCGACGGAATCTGTACCCGCGCCATATCGCCCTGAGCCGTTGGGCTGGTATGCAGCGAAAGTATGGTTCCTGTATTGGCTGGTTGCCCGCTTTGGTCGGCAGGAGTCATACCAACGGGGGGCTTTGAAAGGCTAATCAACGGAAGCGAGCGTACCTGCCGATTACCATTGGTCAGTACAAACGGCTGCACAACGGTCAGATAATCGGGCGTAACAATGGCCACCGTAAAGCGAAACGGGCGTTGTGCAGATGGCATCACTTCGGGCGAAACGGCCAGTAACAACACCCCGTCGGTCGTGATTTTGTACTTTTTTGAATTGAGCGTCGTAACTACCGCATTGGCGTCGGGCCCACTAATAATAATACGGCTATTGGCCGGTAGCGGATTTCCGGCCGGATCGTACAACCGGCATTCAATAACCCCACTCTGAATAGGGTCTTTAAGGCCGATTGTAACGCCTTCCAGCGGATTTTGGCAAGCTTCCAGACCTAGAAACAAGCTCAGTAAAAACAGGGCGAGTACGTACAGATAGCGATTCATAACGAATGTCTTGATGAATTAAGGAAGCCGATACGTCAGCGAGATAGTCAGCGTTGGCAGAAAACGATAACCCGACAGATTGCGCTCCACAGTTGGGATTTGTTCATCGATCGTCGTAGTTTCCAAAAACCCGCTATAATCGAGCGAGACACGAGGCTTCCCCATGTAGAAAAAGCCCATTTCGCCCCCTACACTTAGCCTGCGTTTAGGCACTACCTTGCCGAGCCCCACGCCCACGTAAGGCATAAACCGCTGCCACCGGAAGCCCAAATCAACAATACCTACGTCTTCGGGTGTAAGCTCCAGCCCATCGAAATTCAGTTTATCTTCGGCATGAATTCGGAGGTTCAGCGATGGATGCCAATTGTACGCAATGCTGGTGGCTACGTACAGGCTACGGCCCTTGAGAACCTGCCAGCGCGCACCCAACTCAGCCATACCGACCATAAAATCGGGTTGGAGTATGATATAGGCACTCTTATCCAGATTGACCCGATTCGGCTTTCGATATGCCAGATACTGACCCCCAATGCGCAGCATCAACCGACCCGAATACCCTAACGAACGATTGTAGAACCCGCGAACCCCTAAGACACCAGCCTGAATACTTGCCGACTGCGCAACTCGATGAACGCCAGTATCAGCCGGTGCAACCGAGGGCCCAAGGCCATGCATGCTACCGGCCACGCTCACCTCTGTATGAACTAATCGACTTCCAGCTATTACAGATGTGTGCAGGCTTACCCACAAGGCGCCAGCACACAGGGCGACACGTAGCAGTGATTTCATGGTAAGGGGATGTACAAAATGCCTACTATGTCCAGTGTTTCACTTGACAATTCAAATATAGAAAACAGAGTGCATACAAATGAATAAATTATCAATTATAATATTATAAGCCGACTACTTTCTATTCCGTTTGAGCAGAAATCGTATCGCACTGATACCACAGCCTATGATTGTTTACCCGGTTCGACGGTCGTTTCTGAGGACAATCCAAAAAACTCCTTCTTATTTCGTTACTTTGTCTGTAAAAAGGGCTGATGACCAATGATTATATCAGTCCACAGGGAAAAAATAGAATTTTTAGTTGTTAACCTTTTTTATATCGCAATGAGTACCATTCAGAGCATTCATGCCAGACAAATTCTGGATTCACGAGGCAACCCAACCGTTGAAGTTGATGTACGGACCGAGAACGGCTTTCTGGGCCGGGCGGCAGTACCATCGGGTGCTTCAACCGGTACACACGAAGCCGTAGAGCTACGCGACGACGACGCGAGCGTGTACGTAGGCAAAGGTGTGTTGAAAGCCGTTCAGAACGTGAACGAACTGGTTGCCCCCGAGCTGGCGGGTGCTTCCGTTTTCGAGCAGAGCCTCATCGACAAGGTGATGCTGGAACTGGATGGTACGCCCAACAAAGGAAAACTGGGTGCCAACGCCATCCTGGGTGTATCGCTGGCTGTTGCTAAAGCAGCCGCTCAGGAAGCAGGCTTGCCGCTGTACCGGTACATTGGTGGGGTAAACGCCAACACGCTGCCCGTGCCGATGATGAACATCCTCAACGGAGGTTCACACGCCGACAACTCAATCGATTTTCAGGAGTTTATGGTTATGCCGGCCAACGCACCTAGCTTCTCTGAAGCCCTGCGGATGGGAACCGAGATTTTCCACACTCTCAAAAAGGTATTGAAGAGCAAAGGCTTGTCGACCAACGTAGGTGATGAAGGTGGTTTTGCACCCAACATCACTTCAAACGAAGAAGCTATCCAGACTATCCTGCAAGCCATTGAGAAGGCAGGCTACCGCCCCGGCGAAGATGTTTGGATCGCTATGGATGCCGCTTCGTCGGAGTTTTATAACCCCGAAACCAAGCAGTACCACTTCAAGAAATCGAGCGGTGATAAGCTAACATCGCAGGAAATGGCTAACTACTGGGCCGACTGGTGCAACAAATACCCCATCCTGAGCATCGAAGACGGCATGGCCGAAGACGATTGGGAAGGCTGGAAAATGCATACCGATTTGCTGAAGAACAAAATTCAACTGGTAGGCGACGACCTGTTTGTAACCAACGTAACCCGCCTGACGCAGGGTATCGAGCAAGGTATCGCCAACGCCGTATTGGTTAAAGTAAACCAGATTGGCTCGCTGACCGAAACAATCGATACCGTAAGCCTGGCTAAGCGTAATTCGTACAAAAACATCATGTCGCACCGTTCGGGTGAGACCGAAGATGCTACCATCGCTGATTTGGCCGTTGCGTTGAACACGGGTCAGATCAAGACGGGCTCGGCCTCGCGTTCGGACCGGATGGCGAAGTACAACCAGTTGCTCCGGATTGAGGAAGAACTGGGCGAGGTAGCCTACTTCCCGGGTCTGAAGTTTTAATGGATAATGCACAATGAATAGTGTGTAATGCACACGTTGAGTTGGAGCTCCCTACTCAGTACGCATTGCCCATTATTCATTGTGCATTACACCGTATTCATTATGAAGCGTCTCCTCCGATATGGCCGTAACTTTTACGTAGCCACAGGCGTTGGCCTGCTGGTCTGGATGTTGGCGTTTGATGCAAACGACTTGTTTGCGCAGTTTCGCAACTGGTGGACACTCCGGGACCTGGAAGAAAGCAAAGCCTTTTACCAGTCGGCCATCAAACGGGTACAGAATCAGCGTAAACTTGTATTGGGTACCGATCAGCTCCGGGAGAAGTACGCCCGCGAGCGGTATCTCATGAAAAAGCCAACCGAAGACGTGTACGTGCTGGTTGACGAAAATAACGAACCGATAGAAAAACAGTGAACAGTCATCAGTGAACAGTAAACAGTAAACAGTAGGCAAGTGTATATTGCTAATTGTTCGTTACTAACTGTTCGCTGCTCGTTGTTAACTGTTCACTGAAAAATGCTTTCCGTTCTCTTCGTTTGTCTGGGTAACATTTGCCGGTCACCGGTTGCCGAAGGTATCTTCCGTAGTTTGGTAGCTCAGCGAGGACTGGAAAACGAAATCAGCTGCGACTCGGCGGGCACCTCTTCGTATCATCTGGGTGAATTACCCGACCGGCGAACCCGCCAAAACGCACAGGAACACGGCCTGAACCTCACCCATCGGGCACGCCGGATGATCGGCGAAGACCTCGCTCAGTTTACGTATTTCGTAGCAATGGACGAGGCCAATTTCGACGCGGTGCTGAAACTCAGTCAGCGGAGCCTCGGGCTGGTGAGCGACGAAAACATCTTTCTCCTTCGTGAATTTGATCCGGTTGTTGGTGATGACCCCAACGTGCCCGACCCTTACTACGAGGGCCCCGAGGTATTCGAAGAGGTTTACCAGATTACCTACCGCTGCTGTGAGCAGCTGCTCAATTATTTGCAGGAAATACACCAGTTAAATGGCGAATGAGTGAATGGCGAAAGAGCGGTAGTATATTTTACTCTTTGCCGAGCGCGGCCCGCACTCTTTCACTCTTTCACTCTTTCACTCTTTTGCTTTATGGAAAAAAACGTCATACTTCTCATTCTCGACGGTTGGGGCATTGCTACGCAGCTCGAACGGTCGGCGCTGGCAGCCGCCAAAACGCCTTTTATCGACTCGCTTTTCACCCAATACCCTCATAGCCGACTCGAAGCGTCGGGACTGGCCGTTGGCCTGCCTGCGGGTCAAATGGGCAACTCCGAAGTGGGGCATATGAACCTGGGGGCCGGTCGTATTGTGTATCAGGATCTGGTTAAGATCAACAAAGCCGTTGAAGAACACACCCTCGACACCGAGCCGGTGCTGGTCGATGCACTCAATTACGCTAAGCAAAACGGCAAAAAGGTACATTTTATCGGCCTGGTGTCTGACGGGGGCGTTCACTCGCACATCGATCACCTGAAGGGACTGTTATCTATTGCCCATGCTAAAGGACTGAGCGACGTGTACGTGCATGCCTTCACCGACGGACGCGATACCGATCCTAAGAGTGGCCTCGGTTTTCTGAGCGATCTGCAACAACACTTAGCCGCAACAACGGGAAAACTGGCCAGTGTAACAGGGCGATTCTACGCCATGGACCGCGACAATCGCTGGGAGCGAGTACGGCAGGCATACGATGTGATGGTACGCGGTTCGGGTACGCCCGTGGGAGCGGCCAACGTATTGCAGGCTATTCAGGCCTCATACGACGAAGGGGTCACCGACGAGTTCATTAAGCCAATTGTGGTCGCGCAGGAAGATGGCTCACCCGTAGCCACCATCGACGAAGGCGACGTCGTGCTGTGCTTCAACTTCCGCACCGACCGGGGCCGCGAAATCACGATCGCGCTCACGCAGCGTGATATCCCAGAGCAGGAAATGCAAAAACTGAATTTGTACTACCTGACCCTGACCAACTACGATAACGATTTTACCAACGTCCATGTCATCTACGACAAAGACAACCTCAACAATACCCTTGGCGAGGTAATCGCTGCTGCCGGCCGGACCCAGATTCGTATTGCCGAAACAGAAAAGTACCCGCACGTGACCTTCTTCTTCTCGGGTGGCCGCGAGGAGCCTTTTGCCGGAGAAAAACGGTTGCTGTGCCAGTCGCCTAAGGAAATGACGGTGTATGATGCCGATGGCAACGCGACGGTTATTCCGGTAAAGACCTACGATCAGAAACCCGAAATGGCCGCCTACGATATTCGCGACGCCATTGTACCTGAGCTACAAAACAAAACGGCCAACTTTATCTGTCTCAACTTTGCCAACACCGATATGGTGGGCCATACGGGCGTATTTGAAGCCGTGGTGAAGGCAGCCGAGGCCGTTGATGCCTGCACGCAGGCCGTTACCGAGGCCGCTTTAGCCAGCGATTATTCGGTCATTATCATTGCCGACCACGGGAATGCCGATTACATGGTGAACGACGATGGTACACCCAACACGGCGCATACCACAAATCTGGTACCTTGTATTTTGGTCGACAATCAGTTGAAACCCGCTCTGCACGACGGCAAGCTCGCCGATGTAGCACCTACAATTCTGGAGCTGATGGGTATTGCCAAACCGAGTGAAATGAACGGCCAGAGTTTGATCCAACAAGCTTGAACGTCTTACCACTAAAGTACGTTTAGTCGAATACAAATGGCCCTCTGCTATTGAAGTAGAGGGCCCTTTTTTACCGTTTTATGACACGTATTCTCCTTGTTTTTGCCGCTATACTTTTGGTTTCATGTGATAACTCAAACGAGCAAACTGTAGCCAAACCTGTGTACTTCGATGTAGCCGGGTACGTGTCGAGGCAAATTGAGAAACTGGCCGCTCAAAAGCCAACGGTAGAGAAAAACGCCTTCATCAGCGGAAAAACGAATCTGCAAACCACTGCCCAAATCGACTGGGCCAAAGAGCTGGAACTATTTAAGCAAGCCGATATAAACAAGCCAGCGTTTCGAACCAGTTACACCATTACCCGCCCCGACTCACTCACGTACGAGTACACGCTGAAATCGACTGAAGAGAAACTCACCGTACGGTCGCTGCTGGTGCGGCTCGACTCCACAACGCGCCAGCCGGTTCAGATCCAGGCCATTCTGAAAACCGAAAACCCATTGTACATGTCGGAGCGCCGACTCCTGCT
It includes:
- the carA gene encoding glutamine-hydrolyzing carbamoyl-phosphate synthase small subunit, with the translated sequence MKHTQQPEALLVLQDGSVYRGLALGKRGTAGGEICFNTGMTGYQEIYTDPSYYGQVIINTTSHIGNYGVQHQLEEESNGVKVRGMVCNFFSQVHSRFTADGSLQDYFEKANIVGIHGIDTRQLVRYIRDKGVMNCIISSEILDPVQLLAELNKVPDMAGLELSSEVCTQQTYELGQEDARLKVAVLDLGVKKSILSNLTDRGAYCKVFPARTPFEELAAWNPDGFFISNGPGDPAAMPYAVETVKQALATEKPLFGICLGHQILSLASGISTYKMHNGHRGLNHPVKNLITGLCEITSQNHGFAVKGDDVRDTNNVEVTHLNLNDNTIEGIRRKDKPAFSVQYHPEASPGPHDSRYLFDEFVQLMH
- the eno gene encoding phosphopyruvate hydratase, producing the protein MSTIQSIHARQILDSRGNPTVEVDVRTENGFLGRAAVPSGASTGTHEAVELRDDDASVYVGKGVLKAVQNVNELVAPELAGASVFEQSLIDKVMLELDGTPNKGKLGANAILGVSLAVAKAAAQEAGLPLYRYIGGVNANTLPVPMMNILNGGSHADNSIDFQEFMVMPANAPSFSEALRMGTEIFHTLKKVLKSKGLSTNVGDEGGFAPNITSNEEAIQTILQAIEKAGYRPGEDVWIAMDAASSEFYNPETKQYHFKKSSGDKLTSQEMANYWADWCNKYPILSIEDGMAEDDWEGWKMHTDLLKNKIQLVGDDLFVTNVTRLTQGIEQGIANAVLVKVNQIGSLTETIDTVSLAKRNSYKNIMSHRSGETEDATIADLAVALNTGQIKTGSASRSDRMAKYNQLLRIEEELGEVAYFPGLKF
- the gpmI gene encoding 2,3-bisphosphoglycerate-independent phosphoglycerate mutase produces the protein MEKNVILLILDGWGIATQLERSALAAAKTPFIDSLFTQYPHSRLEASGLAVGLPAGQMGNSEVGHMNLGAGRIVYQDLVKINKAVEEHTLDTEPVLVDALNYAKQNGKKVHFIGLVSDGGVHSHIDHLKGLLSIAHAKGLSDVYVHAFTDGRDTDPKSGLGFLSDLQQHLAATTGKLASVTGRFYAMDRDNRWERVRQAYDVMVRGSGTPVGAANVLQAIQASYDEGVTDEFIKPIVVAQEDGSPVATIDEGDVVLCFNFRTDRGREITIALTQRDIPEQEMQKLNLYYLTLTNYDNDFTNVHVIYDKDNLNNTLGEVIAAAGRTQIRIAETEKYPHVTFFFSGGREEPFAGEKRLLCQSPKEMTVYDADGNATVIPVKTYDQKPEMAAYDIRDAIVPELQNKTANFICLNFANTDMVGHTGVFEAVVKAAEAVDACTQAVTEAALASDYSVIIIADHGNADYMVNDDGTPNTAHTTNLVPCILVDNQLKPALHDGKLADVAPTILELMGIAKPSEMNGQSLIQQA
- a CDS encoding low molecular weight protein-tyrosine-phosphatase, with product MLSVLFVCLGNICRSPVAEGIFRSLVAQRGLENEISCDSAGTSSYHLGELPDRRTRQNAQEHGLNLTHRARRMIGEDLAQFTYFVAMDEANFDAVLKLSQRSLGLVSDENIFLLREFDPVVGDDPNVPDPYYEGPEVFEEVYQITYRCCEQLLNYLQEIHQLNGE
- a CDS encoding DNA-directed RNA polymerase subunit alpha produces the protein MSILAFQMPDKVVVEKANDFHGVFEFKPLEKGYGVTIGNALRRILLSSLEGYAITSVKFPGVLHEFSSIEGVVEDVTEIILNLKMVRFKKISDMIDSKITVNIKKQSVLTAGDISKFTSSFEVLNPDLVICHIDDTRDLEMEIFVEKGRGYVPADEPRANELPFGHIPIDSIYTPIKNVKYSVENTRVEQKTDFEKLILDIETDGSIHPEEALKGAAYILIQHFMLFSDQNMTFETTKPEEENVVDEEMLHMRKLLKTPLSDLDLSVRAYNCLKSADVRTLGELVRLEISDMMKFRNFGKKSLTELEQLVAEKGLNFGMDVSKYRLDED
- the rplQ gene encoding 50S ribosomal protein L17; amino-acid sequence: MRHGKKDNHLGRTHSHREAMLSNMASSLILKKRIETTLAKAKELRKFVEPLLTKAKDDTHQNRRIVFQTLTSKETIKELFGPVADKIANRPGGYTRIIKLGNRAGDNAETCLIELVDFNETLLAAAQEKATARTRRGRRSSGARQAADTAAIPAAEVVADEPVAAEEAPAAEAAVEEAPVAEAPAATEGEAPAEESNDEPKQA